The following are encoded together in the Bactrocera neohumeralis isolate Rockhampton chromosome 6, APGP_CSIRO_Bneo_wtdbg2-racon-allhic-juicebox.fasta_v2, whole genome shotgun sequence genome:
- the LOC126763642 gene encoding probable cytochrome P450 4d14: MFLALLIGLLTLLIVGDYLRKRRHNEIFKKNGINSMPSLPIIGVAHHLIKKTPADMIEFTGEVLKNIGKTCNLWLLNQSTILTADPVFLEPLLSSQKVLTKNNLYGLLSPWLREGLLLSTGSKWHSRRKIITPTFHFKILEEFVGVFERQSNVMMDLLREKADGKTVVNLYSFVCAMALDVIAETAMGVKIHAQLQPDLPYVKAVRTVSAITSARFVSMLQRFDFWLWLTANSTYKQLHSSIALMHDFTGKVIEERRKLLEQNIKNPQATQTKIPEDQQDDDDEDVGRKKHTAFLDMLLLAETNGQPLTNNDIREEVDTFMFEGHDTTTSGISFTCYLLSRHPNVQQKVFEEIRAVIGDDKQRPITLRDLQELKYLECVIKESMRLYPPVPSIGRYIEQDIYLDGKLYPANTNVTVMIYHALRDPAYFKDPEKFIPERFYSDNIEKINTFAYVPFSAGPRNCVGQKFALLEMKSTISKILRHYELLPLGEDVRPLMNLVLVSSNGVNMGLKSRLYHN, encoded by the exons atgtttttagcgCTTTTGATAGGCCTGCTGACGTTGCTCATAGTCGGCGACTACTTGAGAAAAAGGCGACATAACGagattttcaagaaaaatggCATTAACTCTATGCCAAGCTTACCGATTATAGGCGTGGCACATCATCTCATCAAAAAGACACCAGCTG ATATGATCGAGTTCACCGGCGAAGTGCTTAAAAATATCGGCAAAACCTGCAATTTATGGCTTTTGAACCAGTCGACTATTTTGACAGCAGATCCCGTATTTCTCGAACCACTATTGAGCAGTCAGAAAGTGTTGACGAAAAACAATCTTTACGGGTTGCTAAGTCCATGGTTGCGTGAGGGTTTGCTACTTAGCACCGGATCTAAATGGCATAGTCGACGAAAGATCATAACGCCTACATTCCATTTTAAAATCTTGGAAGAATTTGTAGGAGTTTTTGAGCGACAAAGTAATGTTATGATGGATTTGTTGAGGGAAAAAGCTGATGGTAAGACAGTGGTGAATCTGTATTCGTTTGTTTGTGCCATGGCGTTGGATGTGATAGCGG aAACCGCCATGGGTGTGAAAATTCATGCGCAGTTGCAACCAGATTTGCCTTATGTGAAAGCTGTGCGAAC CGTTTCGGCCATTACTTCGGCGCGCTTTGTATCAATGCTGCAGAGGTTCGATTTCTGGCTATGGCTCACTGCTAACTCCACATATAAGCAGCTCCACAGTAGCATTGCGTTAATGCACGATTTCACCGGGAAAGTTATCGAAGAGCGACGAAAGCTGCtggaacaaaatataaaaaatccacAAGCAACACAAACCAAAATACCCGAAGACCAACAAGACGACGACGACGAAGATGTTGGCCGCAAAAAACACACAGCTTTCCTGGATATGTTGTTGCTGGCAGAGACCAATGGTCAACCACTGACCAACAACGATATACGCGAGGAAGTGGACACATTCATGTTTGAGGGTCACGATACCACGACTAGCGGCATTTCATTCACTTGTTATTTGCTCTCGCGTCACCCGAACGTACAGCAGAAGGTGTTCGAGGAGATACGCGCTGTGATCGGTGATGATAAGCAGCGACCGATCACGTTACGCGATCTACAGGAACTAAAATACTTGGAATGTGTTATAAAAGAATCGATGCGTCTGTATCCACCGGTACCCTCTATTGGACGTTACATTGAGCAGGATATTTATTTAG ACGGCAAGCTTTATCCCGCCAATACCAATGTGACAGTTATGATTTATCATGCATTGCGTGATCCTGCGTATTTTAAGGATCCCGAAAAGTTCATACCCGAACGTTTTTACagcgataacatcgaaaaaataaacacattcgCCTATGTTCCCTTCAGTGCTGGTCCACGTAATTGTGTCGGTCAAAAATTTGCTTTACTCGAGATGAAGAGTACGATTTCTAAGATTTTACGTCACTATGAATTATTGCCACTGGGAGAGGACGTGCGTCCTTTAATGAACTTGGTTCTTGTTTCTTCAAATGGTGTAAATATGGGCTTAAAATCAAGGTTATATCACAATTGA